Proteins encoded by one window of Conger conger chromosome 1, fConCon1.1, whole genome shotgun sequence:
- the LOC133123803 gene encoding fucolectin-1-like produces the protein MKVIILLVQIAALSAVKPGSVPPGFTEENVALRGKATQSGLISGEWAAFSQAANAIDGNRDAHFSHASCAHTSFSPNSWWRVDLLRSYLITSVTITNRGDCCGDRISGAQILIGDSLENNGINNARCSKIETMTAGETKTFPCPGLMLGRYVTVHLPGENYLHLCEVEVNALLPPADFCG, from the exons ATGAAGGTGATAATCTTACTTGTTCAGATCGCGGCACTTTCAGCCGTCAAGCCAGGCTCAGTTCCTCCAGGATTTACAGAAG AGAACGTGGCTTTACGCGGCAAGGCCACTCAATCAGGGCTTATATCAGGCGAATGGGCAGCGTTCAGCCAGGCAGCCAATGCCATTGATGGAAACCGAGATGCTCATTTCTCCCATGCGTCCTGTgcccacacctcattcagcccCAACTCCTGGTGGAGGGTGGACCTGCTGAGGTCCTACTTAATCACCTCCGTCACCATCACCAACAGAGGAGACTGCTGTGGAGACAGGATCAGTGGAGCTCAGATCCTCATCGGCGACTCCCTGGAGAACAACGGCATCAATAATGCACG GTGCAGCAAGATTGAAACTATGACAGCAGGAGAGACTAAAACCTTTCCCTGTCCCGGGCTAATGCTGGGACGCTACGTGACGGTGCACCTTCCAGGAGAGAACTACCTTCATCTCTGTGAAGTGGAAGTGAACGCTTTGCTTCCTCCCGCTGACTTTTGTGGCTGA
- the LOC133123798 gene encoding uncharacterized protein LOC133123798 yields the protein MMKSGKVFLAVLYLLLYSSFSTANLDPDVVDQVEKGISTTVELSEILNELVEWASKAEKGGKIIQKAIGIFGKLGKIAANLGPLGAVVGLIFAFIPKEDPLLEFMKVQFSEVNRKLDSMALQINTLGKEIEWAAYASAYSRDENNIKNAWIKLREFIDHAAEAKTKEEKMRVAERFVTFYETTGTESSVFNFHRYLTENNPTSLNQNLLVLVTQKSKGDFKTLVQFTSYFTSLMVTGLQLNLYYYALKGYDGKLKAKEAVTQLSNIQEKIQDVLIECTDNFEVWAEKDVQQIGTNPLPDNINLAYRIKKHLDKKFNWFEWTVIVHEKKDGEERTNGNSIKVIAQDKVVIHLLHREKGFTVKGGIKTAMKQEWNRNGKLCANKISKWPIIFSSVAMKHVEYIHEPSDYDQTVDNELVKLECPMTMMILSGHVQYTGYTTFTIYLRSQKLVENRPCSDVNCNNGKCRQIKDTSGGICKCEKMFYGPTCEGSVQNDIDFAAVESELIGITFQPVPDLTAIYFDLREMKEYIGAQLDNLRQDIQWTHIFIKYNTVIEKFTYLAKVHNFLKKERMSQDKYVLEVETIFTEGTTFPFMLHKFDLMMQGKGFGDKANILDILRQLLLTESADHSNPITACSKSYSERIDYFVRIMFAMEQEAVLGWQKYLLIKHKSQKPVTPEELQLGPKAVQNMVHRRAHMRSNEYVINLFKEYISQQWTLFNRNGCGPLKAELLSNSYCEKPYHSTDQQEVPLSCQNDYQPFPETEQCSKGKWRVLPVCYAHPERGSTVCTPEKGATVCTSSCHGGWASAKGQTSDTYRCTQQPCPSFTPPACDRCIKDSACGQSEVCRNGECVDGCSVFRCGVNAQCSTTNHVQSCSCVSPWVLWEGHDAHSQGCRYQNLRWVPRSQNDGIPQHTVKSRTEHHVCRARGPDGGWHGGWIWIHSVNTCNYEYDWKERRATSFQVLVDPCGSSGVQWLSGGIYHNTVEIGQAISWPWITCLVCSQKSNPGIPGKLFRTRHGLMCHYGYRDSGKRDSNFYSLVKKQCI from the exons ATGATGAAGTCCGGAAAAGTCTTCCTCGCTGTGCTCTATCTCCTGCTGTACAGCAGCTTCTCAACTGCCAATCTCGACCCAGATGTTGTAGATCAAGTGGAGAAGGGTATCAGCACCACTGTTGAATTGTCAGAAATCCTGAATGAGCTGGTAGAGTGGGCTTCAAAAGCCGAAAAAGGGGGAAAGATTATCCAGAAAGCCATTGGCATCTTTGGCAAGCTTGGGAAGATTGCAGCTAATCTAGGTCCTCTTGGAGCAGTGGTGGGTTTAATCTTTGCTTTTATTCCAAAAGAGGACCCATTGTTAGAGTTCATGAAGGTCCAGTTTTCAGAGGTCAACAGGAAACTGGACTCCATGGCACTGCAAATAAACACTCTGGGAAAGGAAATTGAATGGGCAGCATATGCCAGCGCCTACTCCCGTGACGAGAACAACATAAAGAATGCCTGGATTAAACTGAGAGAGTTCATAGACCATGCTGCTGAAGCAAagacaaaagaggagaagaTGAGAGTGGCTGAAAGATTTGTCACTTTCTACGAGACAACTGGAACAGAGAGCAGTGTTTTTAACTTTCACAGATACCTGACTGAGAACAACCCAACCAGCCTGAATCAGAACCTTTTAGTTCTTGTCACTCAAAAGTCTAAAGGGGATTTTAAGACCCTTGTGCAATTCACTTCATATTTTACTTCCCTGATGGTCACTGGCCTGCAGCTGAATCTGTATTATTATGCCTTAAAGGGATATGATGGTAAGCTTAAAGCGAAAGAGGCAGTCACACAGCTATCCAACATCCAAGAAAAGATACAGGACGTCTTGATTGAGTGCACAGACAACTTTGAGGTGTGGGCAGAGAAGGATGTCCAGCAAATAGGGACCAATCCTTTGCCAGATAATATAAATCTTGCCTACAGGATCAAGAAGCATTTGGACAAGAAGTTCAACTGGTTTGAGTGGACAGTCATTGTACATGAGAAAAAAGATGGAGAAGAGAGGACTAATGGAAACTCCATTAAAGTTATCGCTCAAGACAAAGTAGTGATACACCTCCTACACAGGGAGAAAGGGTTCACTGTAAAAGGGGGCATTAAAACCGCAATGAAACAGGAATGGAATAGAAATGGAAAACTCTGTGCAAACAAAATTTCCAAGTGGCCCATTATTTTTTCAAGTGTCGCTATGAAGCATGTAGAATACATTCATGAGCCTTCAGATTATGATCAAACAGTCGATAATGAGTTAGTGAAACTAGAATGTCCAATGACGATGATGATTCTATCTGGACATGTGCAATACACAGGCTACACaacatttacaatatatttaaGGAGTCAGAAACTTGTTGAAAACCGTCCTTGTTCTGATGTGAACTGTAACAATGGTAAATGTAGACAAATTAAGGACACGTCAGGTGGAATCTGTAAGTGTGAGAAAATGTTCTATGGCCCAACCTGTGAGGGAAGTGTACAGAATGACATTGACTTTGCAGCCGTGGAGAGTGAGCTCATTGGTATCACTTTCCAGCCTGTGCCAGACTTGACTGCTATTTATTTTGATCTTCGGGAAATGAAAGAATATATAGGAGCCCAGCTGGACAACCTACGGCAAGACATCCAGTGGACACACATATTCATTAAATACAATACTGTCATTGAGAAATTCACATATTTGGCAAAAGTGCACAATTTTCTTAAAAAGGAAAGAATGTCACAGGATAAGTATGTCTTAGAGGTCGAAACCATTTTTACTGAAGGCACCACATTCCCTTTCATGCTGCACAAGTTTGATCTGATGATGCAGGGAAAAGGCTTTGGAGATAAAGCAAATATCCTGGACATTCTTCGGCAATTACTACTCACAGAATCAGCTGATCATTCAAATCCTATAACAGCATGCTCTAAATCCTACAGTGAGAGAATTGATTATTTTGTTCGCATTATGTTTGCTATGGAGCAGGAAGCTGTCTTAGGCTGGCAGAAATATTTGTTGATCAAACACAAGTCACAAAAGCCAGTGACTCCAGAAGAACTGCAGCTTGGCCCTAAAgctgtacaaaatatggtacaCAGACGTGCACATATGAGGTCCAATGAATATGTGATCAATTTGTTTAAAGAGTATATATCTCAGCAGTGGACCCTGTTCAACAGGAATGGCTGTGGCCCACTCAAGGCAGAGCTCCTCTCCAACAGTTACTGTGAGAAGCCCTATCATAGCACAGACCAGCAGGAGGTCCCACTATCATGCCAGAATGATTACCAGCCCTTTCCAGAGACGGAGCAGTGCTCTAAAGGAAAATGGAGAGTCCTTCCTGTCTGCTACGCTCATCCTGAGAGGGGGAGCACCGTGTGTACACCTGAGAAAGGAGCTACAGTCTGTACATCCTCCTGTCATGGGGGTTGGGCCTCCGCCAAAGGGCAGACCAGTGACACCTACCGATGCACCCAGCAGCCCTGTCCTtcattcactcccccagcttgTGACAGATGTATCAAGGACAGTGCGTGTGGACAAAGTGAGGTCTGCCGCAATGGTGAATGTGTGGACGGATGCAGTGTGTTTCGCTGTGGGGTAAATGCACAATGTTCCACCACAAACCACGTCCAGAGCTGTTCCTGCGTGAGTCCTTGGGTTCTGTGGGAAGGACATGATGCACACTCACAGGGATGCCGCTACCAGAACCTGAGATGGGTTCCTCGTTCCCAGAATGATGGTATTCCACAAC ATACTGTGAAATCTCGAACCGAACACCATGTTTGTCGAGCTAGAGGCCCAGATGGTGGATGGCATGGAGGATGGATCTGGATCCATAGTGTCAACACCTGCAATTATGAATATGATTGGAAGGAGAGGAGGGCTACCAGTTTTCAG GTGCTGGTGGACCCCTGTGGGAGCAGCGGAGTGCAGTGGTTGAGTGGAGGGATATACCACAACACTGTAGAGATTGGCCAGGCTATTTCATGGCCCTGGATTACATGCCTGGTGTGCAG TCAGAAGAGCAATCCAGGCATTCCAGGAAAACTCTTTCGAACGAGGCATGGACTGATGTGTCACTACGGCTATAGAGACAGCGGGAAACGTGACAGCAATTTCTACTCTCTTGTGAAGAAACAATGTATTTAA
- the LOC133123825 gene encoding fucolectin-1-like yields MKVIILLVQIVALSAVKSCSVPPGFTEENVALRGKATQSGLISGEWAAFSQAANAIDGNRDAHFSHASCAHTSFSPNSWWRVDLLRSYLITSVTITNRGDCCGDRISGAQILIGDSLENNGINNARCSKIETMTAGETKTFPCPGLMLGRYVTVHLPGENYLHLCEVEVNALLPPADFCG; encoded by the exons ATGAAGGTGATAATCTTACTTGTTCAGATCGTGGCACTTTCAGCCGTCAAGTCATGTTCAGTTCCTCCAGGATTTACAGAAG AGAACGTGGCTTTACGCGGCAAGGCCACTCAATCAGGTCTTATATCAGGCGAATGGGCAGCGTTCAGCCAGGCAGCCAATGCCATTGATGGAAACCGAGATGCTCATTTCTCCCATGCGTCCTGTgcccacacctcattcagcccCAACTCCTGGTGGAGGGTGGACCTGCTGAGGTCCTACTTAATCACCTCCGTCACCATCACCAACAGAGGAGACTGCTGTGGAGACAGGATCAGTGGAGCTCAGATACTCATCGGCGACTCCCTGGAGAACAACGGCATCAATAATGCACG GTGCAGCAAGATTGAAACTATGACAGCAGGAGAGACTAAAACCTTTCCCTGTCCCGGGCTAATGCTGGGACGCTACGTGACGGTGCACCTTCCAGGAGAGAACTACCTTCATCTCTGTGAAGTGGAAGTGAACGCTTTGCTTCCTCCCGCTGACTTTTGTGGCTGA